In Trueperaceae bacterium, the genomic stretch CGGCGCGCGCCCGCCTCGTCGACCGGCTCCGCGGGCGCGCCCGACCGCGTCTGCAGGCCCTGCGCGGCGTCAACCTGCACGTCCCCGCCGGCCGGACGCTCGGCCTCGTCGGCGAGTCGGGCAGCGGCAAGAGCACCTTCGCGCGCGCCGTCGTGGGGCTCGAGACGCCCGACGCCGGCACGGTCACCCTCGACCGGACGGCGCTCCCCGCGCGCCTCCGCGACCGACCCCGCGACCTGCTCGCGCGCCTGCAGATGGTGTTCCAATCCAGCGACGAGGCGCTGCACCCCTACCGCACCGTCGGCGCGACGTTGCGGCGGCCCCTGCACCGCCTAGCGGGCGTCCCCGCCCACGAGCTGGACGCCGCCGTCGCGGATCTGCTCGCGTCGGTTGCGCTGACGCCCGCCTACGCGGGGCGGACGCCCCCCGAACTCTCGGGCGGCGAACGCCAACGCGTCGCCATCGCCCGCGCCTTCGCCAGCGACCCCGAAGTGCTGTTGCTCGACGAGTCGGTCTCCGGCCTGGACGTCAGCGTCCAAGCGTCGGTCCTCAACCTCCTCGACGACCTACAACGCGCACGCGGCGCGAGCTACCTGTTCATCGGGCACGACCTCGCCGTCGTCGCGCACCTCGCCGACGAGGTGGCGGTCCTGTACCTCGGGGCGGTCGCGGAGGCCGGCCCGACCGACGCCCTCCTCACCCCACCCTTCCACCCGTACACCGAAGCGCTGTTGGCCGCCGTGCCGCGCCCCGACCCGGGCGCCCGGGCCGCGCGCGCCCCCCTCGAGGGGGACCTGCCCAGCCCCCAGGACGTGCCCGCCGGGTGTCCCTTCGCGACGCGCTGCCCCCGCGTCCTCGGGTCGGTCTGCCACGACGAGACGCCGCCGGAACGGTGGAGCGACGACGGGCGCCACCGCATCCGCTGCCACATCCCCCGCCCCGACCTCGCCGCCGTCCAGGCGGACCTCGACCTGCGGGAGGCACCGTGATCGCCTTCCTGCTCCGCCGCACCGGCTTCCTGGCCCTGACGGTCCTGCTGGCCTCGATGCTGGTGTTCGCCGTCACGAACCTCCTGCCCGGGGACCCCGCCCGCATCCTGCTCGGGCGCGAGGCGGGCCCCGCCGCCCTCGCGCAGGTCCGCAGCGACCTCGGCCTCGACCGGAGCGTCCCGGTGCGCTACGCCACCTGGTTGGCCGGAGCGGCGCGCGGCGATTGGGGCACCAGCTTCGCGACCGGCGAGCCGATCGGGCCGCTCCTCGGCGAGCGGCTCGGCAACAGCTTGCGCCTGGCCGGCGTCACCCTCGCGTTCGCCGTCCCGCTCGCGATCGGCCTCGGGGTCCTCGCCGCCGTCCAGGCCGGCCGCTGGCCCGACGCCGTCGTCAGCCTCTCCAGCCTCGCCGTCGTCGGCCTCCCCGAGTTCGTGACCGGCATCGTCCTCATCCAGGTGTTCGCGTTCGGGCTGGGGTGGTTCCCCGCCAACGCCTCGATCCCGCCCGACACGCCGTTCCTCGAGGCCCTGCCGTCGCTGGTGCTGCCCGCCGCCACCGCGACGCTCGTGATGCTCGCCTACGTCGCTCGCCTCACCCGCGCCAGCGTCCTCGAGGAGCTGCGCCGCCCCTACCTCCGCACCGCGCTTCTCAAGGGCGTCCCCCGCCGCACGGTGCTGCGCCGGCACGCCCTGCGCAACGCCCTGTTGCCCACCATCACCGTCGTCGCGATCAGCGTCGGGTGGTTGATCAGCGGGTTGATCGTCGTCGAGAACGTCTTCAACTACCCCGGCCTCGGACGGCTCCTGACGTTCGCCATCGACCGCCGCGACCTGCCCCTCCTGCAGGCCGTAACGCTGGTCGCCGTCGTCGTGTTCGCCCTCGCGAACCTCGTCGCCGACGTGCTCTACGCCTGGCTGGACCCGCGCATCCGGCTCGCCTGACTCAGACGCCCGCGAACGCCGCGATGCGTTCGCGGGCGTCCGCGGCGTCGGCCGCCACCTCGCCCGCGACGCGCCCGTCGCGCAGGAACACGATCCGGTCGGCCCGCAACGCCGCGTTCGGGTCGTGCGTCACCATCGCGACCGTCCACCCGCGCGCGTCCACGCCGCGCCGCAACAGGTCGAGGACCTCCCCCCCGGTGGTGCTGTCGAGGTTCCCCGTCGGCTCGTCC encodes the following:
- a CDS encoding ABC transporter permease, which translates into the protein MIAFLLRRTGFLALTVLLASMLVFAVTNLLPGDPARILLGREAGPAALAQVRSDLGLDRSVPVRYATWLAGAARGDWGTSFATGEPIGPLLGERLGNSLRLAGVTLAFAVPLAIGLGVLAAVQAGRWPDAVVSLSSLAVVGLPEFVTGIVLIQVFAFGLGWFPANASIPPDTPFLEALPSLVLPAATATLVMLAYVARLTRASVLEELRRPYLRTALLKGVPRRTVLRRHALRNALLPTITVVAISVGWLISGLIVVENVFNYPGLGRLLTFAIDRRDLPLLQAVTLVAVVVFALANLVADVLYAWLDPRIRLA